One genomic region from Quercus robur chromosome 4, dhQueRobu3.1, whole genome shotgun sequence encodes:
- the LOC126722193 gene encoding serine/threonine-protein phosphatase 7 long form homolog: MAAANAGRIDYTQPGPIDDSVLSQQAKHRSEAIWNGRDPGSITCRSRSSEFSKQPPMVDDRVRNIINTVGLEGLLWVPGREIDNGLITALVERWRPETHTFHMPYGEVTITLQDVEVLLGLPVDGDAITGSTQKIWVDVCRDFLGFRLVTQNNHKQLDGQRILINRLLEEVANPLPLDAEEDQLHKYARCYILALLGDTIFMDKSGDRVHIMWVQQLEDLHNPRRYSWGSACLAWLYRELCKASEDTSQIGGCLLLLQYWAWARFPYLCPTVERGPPVGAYGPPVRGPLSLNWWLWVPNKKNRPAHIFRDRYREQLASMLPDQVVWQPYEAHFDDLPPWCVAGRAVWTATVPLVCFHLVEKHTPDRVVRQFGMIQEIPRNVNTDIVLHCIDLRGKIDVNWMQKHAVHILEWGNRLYRRCEAVLGDMPPKHEYHDWFKRVTRRFIDRPGAVVTLLIEGYVRLLRRHPVGTEDHNDIIEVLTVVQAMTRVQPPIPEASIKEAAMPTGPSTSTALAGCQSRLPVATPQLVPTPDPSASTPHASASPTIPSSTPHPSPTVTIPSPNPHSAPTSTILSPSPHSAPTPTIPSPTPHPSPCPTIPPPTPLPCSGSDVRPPTPQSFLQLSPIPSFDLGTPPDM, translated from the exons aTGGCTGCTGCAAATGCTGGACGGATTGACTATACACAGCCTGGACCCATTGACGACTCGGTGTTGTCACAGCAGGCGAAGCATCGGTCCGAAGCTATTTGGAATGGGCGG GATCCAGGATCCATTACCTGCCGTAGCCGTAGTTCAGAGTTCTCCAAGCAACCTCCAATGGTGGATGACCGAGTGAGGAACATCATCAACACAGTTGGTTTGGAGGGACTCCTCTGGGTCCCGGGTAGAGAGATTGACAATGGCCTGATAACGGCCTTAGTGGAGCGATGGCGGCCCGAGACTCACACATTTCACATGCCATATGGTGAGGTCACTATCACATTGCAGGATGTGGAGGTTCTTCTCGGGCTTCCTGTTGATGGTGACGCTATAACAGGGAGCACACAAAAAATTTGGGTGGATGTGTGCCGGGACTTCCTTGGCTTTCGACTTGTAACTCAAAACAACCATAAGCAACTTGATGGGCAGAGGATTCTCATCAACCGGCTTTTGGAGGAAGTTGCTAACCCATTGCCGCTTGATGCTGAAGAGGATCAGCTGCATAAGTACGCACGATGCTACATCCTAGCGCTATTGGGGGACACAATATTCATGGACAAATCTGGCGATAGAGTGCATATAATGTGGGTGCAGCAGTTGGAAGACCTTCACAACCCACGGAGGTACAGTTGGGGAAGTGCTTGCCTTGCATGGTTGTATCGAGAACTATGTAAGGCAAGCGAGGACACCAGTCAGATTGGTGGGTGCTTACTGTTGCTCCAGTACTGGGCATGGGCCAGGTTCCCCTATTTGTGCCCGACAGTTGAGCGTGGCCCGCCAGTGGGTGCTTATGGTCCTCCAGTACGTGGTCCACTATCCCTGAA CTG GTGGTTGTGGGTcccaaataagaaaaataggCCCGCCCACATCTTCAGGGACAGGTATCGCGAGCAACTAGCTTCCATGTTGCCAGACCAG GTGGTGTGGCAACCATATGAAGCTCATTTTGACGACCTCCCGCCGTGGTGTGTTGCAGGGAGGGCCGTATGGACGGCAACGGTGCCGCTTGTATGTTTCCACCTAGTAGAGAAACATACACCGGATCGTGTTGTTCGTCAGTTCGGGATGATCCAAGAAATTCCCCGCAATGTTAACACTGACATAGTGCTTCATTGCATTGATTTGAGGGGGAAGATCGATGTTAATTGGATGCAGAAACATGCTGTGCATATCCTTGAGTGGGGTAATCGCTTGTATCGGCGTTGTGAAGCAGTGCTTGGTGATATGCCTCCAAAGCACGAGTACCACGACTGGTTCAAAAGGGTGACTCGGAGGTTTATTGATAGGCCTGGTGCTGTCGTGACTCTACTG ATTGAAGGATACGTCCGTTTGTTGAGGCGTCACCCAGTGGGCACGGAGGACCACAACGACATTATTGAGGTGCTGACGGTAGTGCAGGCGATGACACGTGTCCAACCTCCTATCCCTGAGGCCTCGATTAAGGAGGCAGCTATGCCTACCGGCCCAAGCACGAGCACAGCTCTGGCCGGATGTCAATCTCGTCTGCCTGTTGCTACCCCCCAGCTTGTCCCTACCCCTGATCCCTCTGCATCCACCCCACATGCATCCGCCagccccaccatcccttcatCCACCCCACATCCATCCCCTACCGTCACCATCCCTTCACCCAACCCACATTCAGCTCCTACGTCCACCATCCTTTCACCTAGCCCACATTCAGCCCCTACgcccaccatcccttcacccaCCCCCCATCCATCTCCTTGCCCCACCATCCCTCCACCCACCCCACTTCCTTGTTCTGGGTCTGACGTCCGTCCACCCACCCCACAGTCATTTCTTCAGCTGTCACCCATTCCATCCTTTGACCTGGGTACCCCACCTGACATGTAG